Proteins encoded together in one Aeromonas encheleia window:
- the thrB gene encoding homoserine kinase: MSSDMNPYLEKKGSVVAYAPASSANLSVGFDVLGAALAPVDGSLLGDRVQVKAASATAEPFALSSVGRYAHKLPDDPKKNILYDCWLAYGEALAKIGREMLPLEMVLEKNLPVGSGLGSSACSVVAALEGLNAFHGDLLDEHAMLLLMGEMEGRISGSVHYDNVAPCYLGGLQLVVEEGGVISQGIPVFEQWYWVVCYPGTVVSTAAARAILPAQYRRQDCLTYGRRLAAFVHASYTQQEPLAASVLKDVIAEPYRAALIEGFNEVRAQAAQNGALATGISGSGPSVFVVMKDLAQAERMKDWMDAHFVQNEDGFARVCKLDMAGARVTGSEL; this comes from the coding sequence ATGAGTTCAGACATGAACCCCTATTTGGAAAAGAAAGGCAGTGTGGTTGCCTATGCTCCCGCCTCCAGTGCCAACCTGAGCGTGGGATTCGATGTGTTGGGGGCGGCGCTCGCCCCCGTGGATGGATCCCTGCTGGGGGATCGGGTGCAGGTCAAGGCGGCGTCAGCAACCGCCGAGCCCTTCGCGCTCTCCTCCGTGGGCCGCTACGCCCACAAGCTGCCTGACGATCCCAAGAAGAACATCCTCTACGATTGCTGGCTCGCCTATGGCGAGGCGCTGGCCAAGATAGGCCGCGAGATGCTGCCGCTGGAGATGGTACTGGAGAAGAACCTGCCGGTGGGCTCGGGCCTCGGCTCCAGCGCCTGCAGCGTGGTGGCGGCGCTGGAGGGGCTCAACGCCTTCCACGGCGATCTGCTGGACGAGCACGCCATGCTGCTGCTGATGGGGGAGATGGAAGGACGCATCTCCGGCTCGGTCCACTACGACAACGTGGCGCCTTGCTATCTCGGTGGCCTGCAGCTGGTGGTGGAGGAGGGGGGTGTCATCAGCCAGGGTATTCCGGTGTTCGAGCAGTGGTACTGGGTGGTCTGCTACCCCGGCACAGTAGTGTCGACCGCCGCCGCCCGCGCCATCTTGCCGGCCCAGTATCGCCGCCAGGATTGCCTCACCTATGGCCGCCGGCTGGCCGCCTTCGTGCACGCCAGCTACACCCAGCAGGAGCCGCTGGCGGCGAGCGTGCTCAAAGACGTGATCGCCGAACCCTACCGCGCGGCGCTGATCGAAGGCTTCAACGAGGTGCGGGCCCAGGCCGCCCAGAACGGGGCGCTTGCCACCGGCATCTCGGGCTCGGGTCCCAGCGTGTTCGTGGTGATGAAGGATCTGGCCCAGGCCGAGCGCATGAAAGATTGGATGGACGCACATTTCGTGCAGAACGAAGATGGATTTGCCCGGGTCTGCAAACTGGACATGGCCGGGGCACGGGTAACAGGAAGCGAGCTATGA